A genome region from Meriones unguiculatus strain TT.TT164.6M chromosome 2, Bangor_MerUng_6.1, whole genome shotgun sequence includes the following:
- the LOC132652531 gene encoding lysozyme C-1-like has translation MPTDVRIKRLIQGATIGGWSSLVSQQLLQLPGQHEGSPTLALLLLSATVQAKVYERCELAKILKSKGMHGHAGFRLADWLCLVHHESGYNTQAITHHHRVADYGIFQIKSRLWCDDGKNKNPRNGCGIPCSALLQDDITQAIECVKTVARHGESLLAWMSWRKNCKEKDLPQYVQDCGV, from the exons ATGCCTACAGATGTAAGGATCAAAAGGCTTATTCAGGGAGCAACTATAG GAGGCTGGTCTTCTCTAGTCAGCCAGCAGCTGCTCCAGCTTCCAGGTCAACATGAAGGCTCTCCTACCCTGGCACTCCTCCTGCTTTCTGCCACTGTTCAGGCCAAAGTCTATGAACGCTGTGAGTTGGCCAAAATTCTGAAAAGTAAAGGAATGCATGGCCACGCTGGATTCAGGCTGGCAGACT ggcTGTGTTTAGTTCATCATGAGAGTGGATATAACACCCAAGCTATAACCCACCATCACCGAGTCGCAGACTATGGGATATTTCAGATAAAGAGCCGATTGTGGTGTGATgatggcaaaaacaaaaacccacgaAATGGCTGTGGGATACCCTGCAGCG CTCTGCTGCAGGATGACATCACTCAAGCCATAGAATGTGTAAAGACAGTTGCGAGGCATGGAGAAAGCCTTTTAGCATG GATGTCATGGAGAAAGAACTGTAAGGAGAAAGATCTGCCTCAGTATGTTCAGGACTGCGGAGTCTAA
- the LOC110552392 gene encoding lysozyme C-2-like: MKALLTLGLLLLSVTVQAKVYERCEFARTLKRSGMDGYSGIRLADWVCLAQHESDYNTQATNYNPGDQSTDYGIFQINSRYWCNDGRTPRAVNACGIPCSALLQDDITQAIQCAKRVVKDPQGIGAWVAWRNHCQNQDLSQYVRDCGV, from the exons ATGAAGGCTCTCCTCACACTGGGACTCCTCCTGCTCTCTGTCACTGTCCAGGCCAAGGTCTATGAACGCTGTGAGTTCGCCAGAACTCTGAAAAGGAGTGGAATGGATGGCTACAGTGGAATCAGGCTGGCAGACT GGGTGTGTTTAGCTCAGCATGAGAGTGACTATAACACACAAGCTACAAACTATAACCCTGGAGACCAAAGCACCGACTATGGGATATTTCAGATCAACAGCCGATACTGGTGTAATGATGGCAGAACCCCAAGAGCAGTGAACGCCTGTGGGATACCCTGCAGCG CTCTGCTGCAGGATGACATCACTCAAGCCATACAATGTGCAAAGAGGGTTGTGAAGGATCCACAAGGCATTGGAGCATG GGTGGCATGGAGAAACCACTGTCAAAACCAAGATCTGTCTCAGTATGTTCGGGACTGCGGAGTCTAA